The following proteins are co-located in the Gordonia polyisoprenivorans genome:
- the sepH gene encoding septation protein SepH, whose amino-acid sequence MRELRVVGVDAGGSRVICQDVESGEKFSIAADERLRAAARGDLSRLGQIEIEMTSSLRPREIQSRIRAGATVAEVAAIAGVSTDKIERFAHPVLLERSRAAELAALAHPLRHDGPSELTLGDVTTEGLVAFGQNPSEATWDAWKGEDGYWAVQIAWQVGHTEHRAHWRYHPGAHGGTADPLDDLAEELTHPELIEPRRRLTPVATPVITPVPAPVVDVDDAGREQVTLDADSIIGAQRSRHDPAHAPFDEHGTYALDFDSADPNGTDQHGRHRDDVDDLTEPSATPGDVAAAEDADSHADDADSTDDSAHDTEDAPPAPTPVNAQRRRKSRKPPVPAWEDVLLGVRSNPNS is encoded by the coding sequence ATGCGTGAACTTCGAGTGGTCGGTGTGGACGCCGGCGGCTCCCGAGTCATCTGCCAAGACGTCGAGTCGGGTGAGAAGTTCTCCATCGCCGCCGATGAACGCCTCCGCGCCGCCGCCCGCGGCGACCTGTCCCGCCTCGGACAGATCGAGATCGAGATGACCAGCTCGCTGCGGCCACGCGAGATCCAGTCCCGCATCCGGGCCGGCGCCACCGTCGCCGAGGTCGCCGCCATCGCCGGGGTCAGCACCGACAAGATCGAACGATTCGCCCACCCGGTACTGCTCGAACGCAGCCGGGCCGCCGAACTCGCCGCGCTGGCACATCCCCTGCGTCACGACGGACCCTCGGAACTCACCCTCGGCGACGTCACCACCGAGGGGCTCGTCGCATTCGGACAGAATCCGTCGGAGGCGACGTGGGACGCCTGGAAGGGCGAGGACGGCTATTGGGCGGTGCAGATCGCCTGGCAGGTCGGCCACACCGAGCATCGTGCGCACTGGCGGTATCACCCCGGTGCGCACGGCGGAACCGCCGACCCGCTCGACGACCTCGCCGAGGAACTGACCCACCCGGAACTGATCGAGCCGCGCCGGCGCCTGACACCCGTGGCGACCCCGGTCATCACGCCGGTTCCCGCGCCCGTCGTCGACGTCGACGATGCGGGCCGCGAGCAGGTCACCCTCGACGCCGACTCGATCATCGGCGCCCAGCGCAGCCGCCACGATCCCGCGCATGCCCCCTTCGACGAGCACGGCACCTACGCACTGGACTTCGACTCCGCAGACCCGAACGGCACAGACCAGCACGGGCGTCACCGCGACGACGTCGACGACCTCACCGAACCCTCGGCGACCCCCGGCGACGTCGCGGCGGCCGAGGACGCCGACAGCCACGCCGACGACGCCGACAGCACCGACGACTCGGCGCACGACACCGAGGACGCACCGCCCGCACCGACCCCGGTCAATGCGCAGCGTCGGCGCAAGTCACGCAAACCACCGGTACCTGCCTGGGAGGACGTCCTGCTGGGTGTCCGTAGCAATCCGAACAGCTGA
- a CDS encoding class I SAM-dependent methyltransferase yields the protein MTTSQPSHLDRRRAESFGPVADAYDRYRPPFPPEVIERLLPVPGMTVLDVGAGTGMVSAPMAAAGANVLAVEPDPLMAEKARAKGIVVEEATFEEWDARGRTFDLVVFARSFHWVDPQVALARIPSLLNPDGRLALLWNRAAAVEPSEARIREIYREVCGADAVPTTREASRAEDRAHELLTSAGLTPTIDRFAVETHVSTEDYVNLAFTYSRQLTLDADTAARLRSRLTEFLGPDGVRVRNSTVALVCRVPAAA from the coding sequence GTGACCACCAGCCAGCCCAGTCATCTCGATCGCCGGCGAGCCGAATCCTTCGGTCCGGTCGCCGACGCCTACGACCGCTACCGGCCGCCGTTCCCGCCTGAGGTCATCGAGCGACTCCTGCCCGTCCCGGGCATGACGGTGCTCGACGTCGGCGCGGGCACCGGCATGGTCTCGGCGCCGATGGCCGCGGCCGGCGCGAACGTGCTCGCCGTCGAACCCGACCCACTGATGGCCGAGAAGGCCCGCGCGAAGGGCATCGTCGTCGAAGAGGCAACCTTCGAGGAATGGGACGCGCGCGGACGCACCTTCGATCTCGTGGTCTTCGCCCGCTCGTTCCACTGGGTCGATCCGCAGGTCGCACTCGCCCGCATCCCCTCGCTGCTCAACCCCGACGGCCGCCTGGCCCTGCTGTGGAACCGCGCGGCGGCCGTCGAGCCCTCGGAGGCACGGATCCGCGAGATCTACCGGGAGGTGTGCGGCGCGGACGCGGTGCCGACCACCCGGGAGGCATCGCGCGCCGAGGACCGCGCGCACGAGTTGCTGACGAGCGCCGGACTCACGCCGACGATCGATCGATTCGCCGTGGAGACCCACGTGAGCACCGAGGATTACGTGAACCTGGCGTTCACCTATTCGCGCCAGCTCACCCTCGATGCGGACACCGCGGCGCGGTTGCGTTCCCGCCTCACCGAGTTCCTCGGTCCCGACGGGGTACGCGTGCGCAACAGCACCGTGGCGCTCGTGTGCCGAGTGCCCGCGGCAGCCTGA
- the serC gene encoding phosphoserine transaminase yields MSDAATPITLPADLLPADGRFGCGPSKVRPEQLQSLVDIGASVIGTSHRQAPVKNVVGSVREGLSQLFALPDGYEIVLSNGGTTAFWDAASFGLIKRRSLHLTYGEFSSKFATVAKKAPFLDSPAVISTDPGTAPDPAALTADDFGGVDLIGWAHNETSTGVAVPVTRPDGADDALIAIDATSGAGGLPVDIAATDIYYFAPQKCFAADGGIWLAAMSPAALSRIEQIAGTDRWCPEFLSLPTAVDNSRKNQTYNTPALSTLLLLDNQIQWMLGNGGLDWCVSRTADSSSRLYSWAEKSEFATPFVTDPTLRSQVVGTIDFDDEIDAAAVAKTLRANGVVDTEPYRKLGRNQLRIGMFPAIDPDDVSKLTASIDYIVERL; encoded by the coding sequence ATGAGCGACGCCGCCACCCCGATCACCCTTCCCGCCGACCTGCTGCCCGCCGACGGACGTTTCGGTTGTGGACCGTCCAAGGTGCGACCGGAGCAGTTGCAGTCCCTCGTCGACATCGGCGCCTCGGTGATCGGCACCAGCCACCGTCAGGCCCCGGTGAAGAACGTGGTGGGCTCGGTGCGCGAAGGACTGTCGCAGCTGTTCGCCCTCCCCGACGGCTACGAGATCGTGCTGTCCAACGGCGGCACCACCGCCTTCTGGGATGCCGCGTCGTTCGGCCTGATCAAGCGCCGCTCCCTGCACCTGACCTACGGTGAGTTCTCGTCGAAGTTCGCCACCGTCGCCAAGAAGGCACCGTTCCTCGATTCCCCCGCGGTGATCTCGACCGATCCCGGTACCGCACCCGACCCGGCCGCGCTGACCGCCGACGACTTCGGTGGCGTCGACCTGATCGGCTGGGCCCACAACGAGACCTCGACGGGTGTCGCGGTGCCGGTCACCCGCCCCGACGGCGCCGACGACGCGCTGATCGCCATCGACGCGACCTCCGGCGCCGGCGGACTGCCCGTCGACATCGCCGCAACCGATATCTACTACTTCGCCCCGCAGAAGTGCTTCGCCGCCGACGGCGGCATCTGGCTCGCGGCGATGAGCCCGGCAGCCCTCTCGCGCATTGAGCAGATCGCCGGCACCGACCGCTGGTGCCCGGAATTCCTGTCGCTGCCGACCGCGGTCGACAACAGTCGCAAGAACCAGACCTACAACACCCCGGCGCTGTCGACATTGCTGTTGCTGGACAACCAGATCCAGTGGATGCTCGGCAACGGCGGCTTGGACTGGTGCGTCTCGCGCACCGCCGATTCGAGTTCGCGCCTGTACTCCTGGGCCGAGAAGTCGGAATTCGCAACGCCGTTCGTCACCGACCCGACCCTGCGCAGCCAGGTCGTCGGCACCATCGACTTCGACGACGAGATCGATGCGGCCGCCGTCGCCAAGACCCTGCGCGCCAACGGCGTCGTCGACACCGAGCCGTACCGCAAGTTGGGCCGAAACCAGTTGCGAATCGGGATGTTTCCGGCAATCGACCCCGACGACGTCAGCAAGCTCACCGCGAGCATCGACTACATCGTCGAGCGCCTGTAA
- a CDS encoding citrate synthase 2, translated as MTNKIPDDFVPGLEGVVAFTTEIAEPDKNGGNLRYRGVDIEDLVENKVTFADVWALLVDGRFGDGLPPAEPFPLPIHTGDVRVDVQAALAMLAPIWGYRPLLDIDDATARANLARASVMALSYVAQSARGIHQPAVPQRIIDECDTVTARFMTRWKGDPDPKHIAAIDAYWVGAAEHGLNASTFTARVIASTGADVAAALSGAIGAMSGPLHGGAPARVLPMIEEVERTGDARALVKGILDRKEKLMGFGHRVYRAEDPRARVLRRTAQQLGVPRYEVAAALEQAALTELRERRPDRAIETNVEFWAAVILDYAEVPTHMMPAMFTCGRTAGWCAHILEQKQLGKLVRPAALYTGAAPRRPEDVEGWGDVVKPGL; from the coding sequence ATGACGAACAAGATCCCCGACGACTTCGTCCCCGGCCTCGAGGGCGTCGTCGCCTTCACCACCGAGATCGCCGAGCCGGACAAGAACGGCGGCAACCTGCGCTACCGCGGAGTCGACATCGAGGATCTCGTCGAGAACAAGGTCACCTTCGCCGACGTGTGGGCGCTGCTCGTCGACGGTCGGTTCGGCGACGGTCTGCCACCCGCGGAACCCTTCCCGCTGCCCATCCACACCGGTGACGTCCGCGTCGACGTGCAGGCGGCGCTGGCGATGCTCGCCCCGATCTGGGGCTACCGGCCGCTGCTCGACATCGACGACGCCACCGCCCGCGCGAACCTGGCGCGCGCGTCGGTGATGGCGCTGTCCTACGTCGCGCAGTCGGCGCGCGGCATTCACCAACCGGCCGTGCCCCAGCGCATCATCGACGAATGTGACACCGTCACAGCACGATTCATGACCCGGTGGAAGGGTGATCCGGACCCGAAGCACATCGCCGCGATCGACGCCTACTGGGTCGGAGCGGCCGAACACGGACTCAACGCATCGACGTTCACCGCCCGGGTGATCGCCAGTACCGGAGCCGATGTGGCAGCGGCGCTGTCCGGGGCGATCGGCGCGATGTCGGGACCGCTGCACGGTGGCGCACCGGCACGGGTGCTGCCGATGATCGAGGAGGTCGAGCGCACCGGCGACGCACGGGCGCTGGTCAAGGGCATCCTCGACCGCAAGGAGAAGCTGATGGGGTTCGGTCACCGGGTCTATCGCGCCGAGGACCCGCGAGCCCGCGTCCTGCGCCGCACCGCCCAACAACTCGGGGTGCCCCGCTACGAGGTGGCCGCGGCACTGGAGCAGGCCGCACTCACCGAACTGCGCGAACGCCGCCCGGACCGCGCGATCGAGACCAACGTCGAGTTCTGGGCGGCGGTCATCCTCGACTACGCCGAGGTACCCACGCACATGATGCCCGCCATGTTCACCTGCGGCCGGACCGCGGGCTGGTGCGCACACATCCTCGAGCAGAAGCAGCTCGGCAAACTCGTCCGCCCGGCCGCGCTCTACACCGGCGCCGCACCGCGGCGGCCCGAGGACGTCGAAGGCTGGGGTGACGTGGTCAAACCCGGCCTCTGA
- the pdxH gene encoding pyridoxamine 5'-phosphate oxidase, with protein MRVGYGGGIPPNVGDGDRAAGADGVRDNLDPSWLREDPPWLDLFEVWLHEALDARIPEPNAMVLGTVDAHGLPATRTVLCKGADAAGIVFFTGYDSDKGRDLAANPVASVTFPWIALERQVHFRGAVVRVSPEETQDYWSKRPRGSQLSALASEQSRPIGSRAELEAKAADVAARCGGVDGDTPVPVPPQWGGYRLEPACVEFWQGRANRLHNRIRLTMADGVWEVLRLQP; from the coding sequence ATGCGTGTCGGGTACGGCGGCGGCATCCCGCCCAACGTCGGCGACGGAGATCGCGCGGCCGGGGCCGACGGGGTGCGCGACAACCTCGATCCGAGCTGGCTGCGCGAAGATCCGCCGTGGCTCGACCTGTTCGAGGTGTGGTTGCACGAGGCCCTCGACGCGCGGATACCCGAGCCGAATGCGATGGTCCTCGGCACCGTCGACGCCCATGGGTTGCCGGCCACGCGGACCGTGCTGTGCAAGGGCGCCGACGCCGCGGGAATCGTGTTCTTCACCGGCTACGATTCCGACAAGGGCCGTGACCTGGCCGCCAATCCCGTTGCGTCGGTGACCTTCCCGTGGATCGCACTGGAGCGCCAGGTGCACTTCCGGGGCGCGGTGGTCCGAGTGAGTCCCGAAGAGACGCAAGACTATTGGTCCAAGCGGCCGCGGGGTTCGCAGCTCTCCGCGCTCGCCTCCGAGCAGTCCCGTCCCATCGGCAGCCGGGCCGAGCTGGAGGCGAAGGCGGCCGACGTCGCGGCGCGATGTGGCGGCGTCGATGGCGACACCCCGGTCCCGGTGCCCCCGCAGTGGGGCGGCTATCGCCTGGAGCCCGCGTGCGTCGAATTCTGGCAGGGCCGCGCGAACCGGCTGCACAACCGGATACGTCTGACGATGGCCGACGGGGTCTGGGAAGTCTTGCGGCTGCAGCCGTGA
- a CDS encoding TetR/AcrR family transcriptional regulator has protein sequence MDDRTTRARLRDTAIEVFARSGFGAPVRAIAEAAGVSPGLVIHHFGSKDALRRECDAHVLRQTREANRESLERSPGAPAFASILAQMDTLEEQGPRMVYLIRSLQAGGGMARELLEQLAADAEVTLRAGVADGTIRPSRDEAARARYLLAQSLGALLVDLVMNPPEDWSDAGAILRSHTDRVVIPATELAVHGVMADDSLLDVVLRHQDDKPGGRR, from the coding sequence GTGGACGATCGCACCACCCGCGCCCGTCTACGCGACACCGCGATCGAGGTATTCGCGCGGTCCGGCTTCGGGGCCCCGGTGCGTGCGATCGCCGAGGCCGCGGGAGTCAGTCCGGGTCTGGTGATCCACCATTTCGGGAGCAAGGACGCGTTGCGTCGCGAATGTGACGCCCACGTGCTGCGCCAGACCCGTGAGGCGAATCGGGAGAGCCTCGAGAGATCGCCGGGTGCACCGGCTTTCGCGTCGATCCTGGCCCAGATGGACACGCTCGAGGAGCAGGGGCCGCGCATGGTCTACCTCATCCGGAGCCTGCAGGCCGGGGGAGGGATGGCGCGCGAGCTGCTCGAACAGCTCGCCGCCGATGCCGAGGTCACCCTTCGGGCCGGCGTCGCCGATGGGACGATCAGACCCTCCCGCGACGAGGCGGCCCGAGCACGCTATCTCCTCGCCCAGTCCCTCGGCGCGCTGCTGGTCGACCTCGTGATGAATCCGCCGGAGGACTGGTCGGATGCCGGGGCGATCCTGCGTTCGCACACCGACCGGGTGGTGATCCCGGCGACCGAACTCGCGGTCCACGGTGTCATGGCCGACGACTCACTACTCGACGTCGTGCTGCGTCATCAGGACGACAAACCAGGAGGACGACGATGA
- a CDS encoding PadR family transcriptional regulator has translation MSLRHALLALLSAGPATGYDAAKRFSGSVGHVWSAPDSQIYPELKRMQGDGLVESSAVRWGPRSTKTQYTITEVGLEELIDWAGRALPYTPPRDTHHLQAAYLEWTDTAGARRFFEDHIDHHAEQRQLLLAVHAGIVARTDPMIMRRLSRFPDSDHERIVAFKAHTYAGMVARSEAEIAWAREGLAMLDTLAAEGGVVGGAAGGHSSIP, from the coding sequence GTGAGCCTGCGACACGCACTGCTGGCCCTGCTCAGCGCCGGGCCCGCGACCGGATATGACGCCGCGAAGCGGTTCAGCGGTTCGGTCGGCCACGTGTGGTCGGCGCCGGACTCGCAGATCTATCCCGAACTCAAGCGGATGCAAGGTGACGGACTCGTGGAGAGCAGCGCCGTCCGCTGGGGTCCGCGCAGTACCAAGACTCAATACACGATCACCGAAGTCGGACTCGAGGAGTTGATCGACTGGGCCGGCAGGGCGCTGCCGTACACGCCGCCGCGCGACACCCATCACCTGCAGGCCGCCTACCTCGAATGGACCGATACCGCTGGCGCGCGGCGATTCTTCGAGGACCACATCGACCATCACGCCGAGCAGCGGCAACTGCTGCTCGCGGTCCACGCGGGAATCGTCGCGCGCACCGATCCGATGATCATGCGCAGGCTCTCGCGATTTCCCGACTCCGACCATGAGCGGATCGTGGCCTTCAAGGCGCATACCTATGCCGGGATGGTCGCCCGGAGCGAGGCGGAGATCGCCTGGGCACGCGAGGGTCTGGCGATGCTCGACACCCTGGCCGCCGAGGGCGGAGTCGTCGGGGGAGCGGCCGGGGGACATTCTTCTATCCCCTAA
- a CDS encoding DUF6928 family protein gives MSARAVTLWFIDTDDPARVIRDGVTNDVTAAGRLASAIYGDSVLLPMVDTDLASAVGATDSHVYAGYYGPLTVLSCSLFATERPSTLTRTIASIQRSAAATVLYTDPATGTGAFARWENGELRRSFSATPVDYFEDEGVPFGFEGPFWGGEHPLRYADGVAPDPLALPFHPQQLAEESNRAWLGFRFTHPLAPTDSDPARIPVTAFAIHPADYQPTSEDIERYHAASRARVTPSPTPDEQAADEPKRGRGRLARYFGFGGS, from the coding sequence ATGTCGGCGCGCGCAGTCACACTCTGGTTCATCGATACCGATGATCCTGCGCGAGTGATTCGTGACGGAGTCACCAACGACGTGACCGCTGCCGGACGCCTGGCGTCGGCGATCTACGGCGACAGCGTCCTGCTGCCGATGGTCGACACCGACCTGGCGTCGGCGGTGGGTGCGACGGACTCGCACGTCTACGCCGGTTATTACGGACCGCTGACCGTGTTGTCGTGCTCGTTGTTCGCCACCGAGCGGCCCAGCACACTCACGCGGACGATTGCGTCGATCCAGCGCAGTGCCGCGGCCACGGTGCTCTACACCGATCCGGCCACCGGAACCGGCGCCTTCGCCCGATGGGAGAACGGCGAACTGCGCCGCTCGTTCTCGGCGACCCCGGTGGACTACTTCGAGGACGAGGGCGTCCCCTTCGGATTCGAGGGACCGTTCTGGGGCGGCGAACATCCGCTGCGCTACGCCGACGGGGTGGCCCCCGATCCGCTGGCCCTGCCGTTTCACCCGCAGCAACTCGCCGAGGAATCCAACCGGGCCTGGCTCGGCTTCCGCTTCACCCATCCCCTCGCGCCGACCGACTCCGATCCGGCCCGAATCCCGGTGACCGCGTTCGCCATTCATCCGGCGGACTACCAACCGACGAGCGAGGACATCGAGCGCTACCACGCCGCGTCACGTGCGCGGGTGACACCATCCCCGACGCCCGACGAGCAGGCCGCTGATGAACCGAAGCGCGGCCGTGGCCGTCTGGCTCGATACTTCGGTTTCGGCGGATCCTGA
- a CDS encoding ABC transporter ATP-binding protein yields the protein MTDAPEGRVGSPDPVIDVAGLTKHFGSFRVLDGLDLTVRPGEVAGFLGPNGAGKSTTIRVLLGLYRYEGGTVRVFGADPHADAVAIHSRLAYVPGDVNLWPQLTGGQCIDLLLSLRGIRAESASRRAELIDRFDLDPTKKASTYSKGNRQKVALIAALAADTELLILDEPTSGLDPLMTHQFTECVRDCAAQGSAVLMSSHILAEVEQLCDTVTIIRDGRTVQSGALRELRHLRRSRVTATVAGDSADLAAVAGVHDFEQRADGEVTFTVDDTGLVAVTRELADRDVRTLAVTPPSLEELFLHAYGERLEAR from the coding sequence ATGACCGATGCACCTGAGGGCCGAGTCGGCTCGCCCGACCCGGTGATCGATGTTGCCGGGCTGACAAAGCATTTCGGCTCCTTCCGGGTTCTCGACGGACTGGACCTGACGGTGCGCCCCGGTGAGGTTGCGGGTTTCCTCGGACCCAACGGCGCCGGGAAGTCGACAACCATCCGGGTGCTGCTCGGGCTTTACCGATACGAGGGCGGCACGGTGCGCGTCTTCGGCGCCGACCCGCACGCCGACGCCGTCGCGATCCATTCGCGTCTGGCCTACGTACCCGGGGATGTTAACCTCTGGCCGCAGCTGACCGGCGGCCAATGTATCGATCTGCTGTTGTCGCTGCGGGGTATCCGAGCCGAATCGGCATCTCGCCGAGCCGAACTCATCGATCGCTTCGACCTCGATCCGACGAAGAAGGCGTCCACCTACTCCAAGGGCAATCGACAGAAGGTGGCCCTGATCGCCGCGCTGGCCGCCGACACGGAGTTGCTCATCCTCGACGAGCCCACGTCGGGACTCGATCCGCTGATGACCCATCAGTTCACCGAATGCGTACGGGATTGTGCTGCACAGGGATCGGCGGTGCTGATGTCGAGTCACATTCTCGCCGAGGTCGAACAGCTCTGCGACACAGTGACGATCATCCGGGATGGCCGCACTGTCCAGTCCGGGGCGCTGCGCGAGTTGCGGCACCTGCGGCGCTCCCGGGTGACCGCGACCGTCGCCGGCGACTCCGCCGACCTGGCCGCGGTGGCCGGTGTCCACGACTTCGAGCAGCGCGCCGACGGCGAGGTCACCTTCACCGTCGATGACACCGGATTGGTGGCGGTGACAAGGGAACTGGCCGATCGTGACGTGCGTACGCTGGCGGTGACCCCGCCGAGCCTGGAGGAATTGTTCCTGCATGCCTACGGTGAACGTCTGGAAGCCCGGTGA
- a CDS encoding DUF2537 domain-containing protein, with translation MSDSGERTTDRTPAWTMYIPEAQRVIAGSADGADLEPWRRHEPTPWTLGLLVSAVAVAFCSLVTVGVYSLAESLAHGVGLVAIFVLAPASAWTLWDFRFRPVWRWIVWGALTGLLAGVGSGIALFAMS, from the coding sequence ATGAGCGATTCGGGTGAGCGCACCACCGACCGCACCCCCGCGTGGACGATGTACATCCCGGAGGCGCAGCGGGTGATCGCTGGGTCGGCCGACGGCGCCGACCTCGAGCCGTGGCGCCGCCACGAGCCGACGCCGTGGACACTCGGGCTGCTCGTCAGCGCGGTGGCCGTGGCCTTCTGCTCCCTGGTGACCGTCGGGGTCTACAGTCTGGCCGAGTCGCTCGCGCACGGCGTCGGTCTCGTCGCCATCTTCGTACTGGCGCCGGCGAGTGCGTGGACGTTGTGGGACTTCAGGTTTCGCCCGGTGTGGCGGTGGATCGTGTGGGGTGCGCTCACCGGGCTGCTCGCCGGGGTCGGTTCGGGAATCGCCCTGTTCGCCATGTCGTAG
- a CDS encoding ABC transporter permease produces the protein MITGYRLLFGLALRREWILAPVTVVIFVLVNLATAASIASAYGTPEKRRMLAAGPGANAAFRLLLGDTVHIQSVASATVWRAGLFMIAALGVCTVLMVVRQTRREEELGRAELIRSGVVGPLAPTAAAASVASLFGIVVAAPMSLMLFGFGADAASVGIVFAQYAGTALAAVGVGLLTAQVAATGHIGNLVGASVVLIGYLLRGIPDATGDLRWLRWISPVGWAQVMDPFGANNVWPLLADLAVLACCGAAAGWVAGHRDFGGGLIAPRPGPAGTDRLLNVEAMVAQTSTPLLRSWLGGLGVYALVVGFLGPSVNQLAQGNQLVTDVLSARLGGIALSTVFAVTMTSILAVAAGAWAVTLAERMRTEEASGRAEAVLATPTARGRYFVAYALVAGGGLVAAMVVTAVCIVVGNGIAGGGWATPAAQQAQIAAVQLPAMFVIGALVVALYAVAPVLVHLGWPVVVVALLLGPLSGMFNLPQWVDDLSPFTHVPLVPVEPMRWLPVVVMLCVAGVLVLVGWFSFRRRDIG, from the coding sequence GTGATCACCGGCTACCGGCTGCTGTTCGGGCTGGCGCTGCGGCGCGAATGGATACTGGCGCCGGTCACGGTGGTCATCTTCGTGTTGGTCAACCTGGCGACGGCGGCCTCGATCGCCTCGGCCTACGGAACGCCGGAGAAACGACGCATGCTGGCGGCCGGTCCGGGGGCCAACGCCGCCTTCCGTTTGCTGCTCGGCGACACCGTGCATATCCAGTCCGTCGCCTCGGCAACCGTCTGGCGCGCAGGACTTTTCATGATCGCCGCGCTCGGCGTGTGCACGGTGTTGATGGTGGTGCGCCAGACCCGCCGGGAGGAAGAGCTCGGTCGTGCCGAACTGATCCGGTCCGGGGTGGTCGGGCCGCTCGCGCCGACCGCGGCGGCGGCCAGTGTGGCGTCGCTGTTCGGGATCGTGGTGGCGGCGCCGATGTCGTTGATGCTCTTCGGTTTCGGCGCGGACGCCGCGTCGGTCGGCATCGTCTTCGCCCAGTACGCCGGCACCGCGCTCGCCGCGGTCGGCGTGGGACTGCTGACCGCGCAGGTGGCCGCGACCGGGCACATCGGCAATCTCGTCGGCGCCTCGGTCGTCCTCATCGGCTATCTGCTGCGCGGAATCCCGGACGCCACCGGCGACCTGCGGTGGCTGCGCTGGATCAGCCCGGTCGGCTGGGCGCAGGTGATGGACCCGTTCGGCGCCAACAATGTGTGGCCGCTGCTGGCGGACCTCGCGGTGCTGGCCTGCTGTGGTGCCGCTGCGGGCTGGGTGGCCGGCCATCGCGATTTCGGCGGCGGCCTCATCGCCCCGCGACCCGGCCCCGCGGGCACCGACCGGCTGCTGAACGTGGAGGCAATGGTCGCGCAGACCTCGACGCCGCTGCTTCGGTCATGGCTCGGTGGACTCGGTGTGTACGCGCTCGTCGTCGGTTTCTTGGGACCGTCGGTCAATCAACTGGCACAAGGGAATCAACTGGTCACCGACGTACTGTCGGCACGTCTGGGCGGCATCGCTCTGAGCACCGTGTTCGCGGTGACGATGACCTCGATCCTCGCCGTCGCGGCCGGCGCGTGGGCGGTCACCCTCGCCGAACGGATGCGCACCGAGGAGGCCTCGGGCCGCGCCGAAGCCGTGCTCGCGACCCCGACGGCGCGTGGTCGGTACTTCGTGGCCTACGCGCTCGTCGCCGGTGGCGGGCTGGTGGCGGCGATGGTCGTCACCGCGGTGTGCATCGTCGTCGGCAACGGCATCGCCGGCGGTGGTTGGGCCACGCCCGCCGCGCAGCAGGCGCAGATCGCCGCGGTCCAGCTTCCGGCGATGTTCGTCATCGGCGCACTGGTGGTGGCGCTCTATGCGGTGGCGCCCGTGCTGGTGCACCTGGGGTGGCCGGTGGTGGTCGTCGCCCTGCTCCTCGGTCCGCTGTCGGGGATGTTCAACCTGCCGCAGTGGGTCGACGACCTCTCGCCGTTCACCCACGTCCCGCTGGTTCCGGTGGAGCCGATGCGATGGCTGCCGGTGGTGGTGATGCTGTGCGTCGCCGGTGTGCTCGTGCTGGTCGGATGGTTCTCGTTCCGGCGTCGCGACATCGGCTGA